Within the Arachis duranensis cultivar V14167 chromosome 10, aradu.V14167.gnm2.J7QH, whole genome shotgun sequence genome, the region gtttaGGGATATATTGTTTAGGGATATATTAGataatatgtaaattaatattaaacttagaaattaatttgtaaaaaatattgtacaatatatttatataatttgataatttatatAGGGTGAGTCTCTGGTGGCCAAAAGAATGGTGGTCAAACATGACTAAGAGTTGACCATTCAATAAATATATGACATGTGGTATGAAGAATTTAGTAGAATTTGTAAAGCACACAGtttaaaacagaaagaaaaaaaaatattaacactTTATAActttgtaatttaaaaaattaagaaacagtGATCATAAATTTATAgtgatttaactaattttttaacttaacaaagtaaatttaatttttgatttaaaaactatgataaaatttttaataaaattttgaatttaaattttacacATACGGATAATAAATTTATGGTGATCTATATAACAATTTAACTTaacaaattgaattaaaattttgatttaaaaattatgaaattttttttaaatatgcgttaaatttaaattcttacgaaaatggaaaaaatgtttaaattaataataatgtaCCTTAAGAAactgaattaaattaaaagaataaagttACGAATATTATCAAGAAAATTGACTGATcattagttaataattaatataaaaataaaaaaaagacatgaTGATGAAAtatccttttttttaaatatatcatacttgtgaaatatatattaaaagaaagacttattaataaaaatttaatttaattttattatactgataatataaaatattttatatagttgTTTAATTATAATCTTTTTAGACAATTGTTTATAtggttaataaaaaataattatttttattgacataataatacataattgtTAAATGTtcgtataaattattatatattaacagtgtatcaaaattaaattcataaaaatatgttaaaatgacactttccttttctctatttataaaatgtatattctccttctttataacttttaaaaaacctcctctttaatccattttaatttttttgtgttaactaattttaactttatccacctttcaagaaaaaaataattttttttacaaaaatactgtttagtaaaaattttaattttttgtcattaattttacttaccaaaatatcctttaataaattatttttttattaattaaattgtatttttaccaaaatatctttaaaaaaatttaataattaaattatattttctaagatacccttcaataattttttaattattaaattatgattttaccaaaatttgtgttaacaatttttttatattttactattaatttttcgatattaatatattttattttaatataaaaaaatcttagtaaaattatttttcaacatCAATATATATTGATTGTTATACATATTAACAAtggtaagattttttttatttaattttaaaataatatacattgatatcgaaaaattaatagtaaaatataaaaaattattaaccaaaattttggtaaaattataatttaataattaaaaaattattgaagggtataggaaaatataatttaattattaatttttgtaaaaaataattttttttggaaatagATAAAAGTTAACCTTAgctaacacaaaaaaattaaaatagattaaagaggggattttttaaaagttataagagAGGGAAATGTATATTTTGTAAATAGAGGAGAGGAGAGTGAAATTTTccctaaaaatatataaatatataattatacattaaagatttaattagaataataaataataattaattacacattttaatttatttaattgcaggtttatatttatctattaattttaaatttaaatgttattaagatatttttgaaaagtagcTATTTTTTCTTTGGTGTCTAGCAATCATGTTAATTAGGGTCAAATCATAATTCATTCAACTCCAAACTCTGCCACATGTCAAATTCTGATTTATTCTTTGATCTTAGCCATCTTAGCCACTCAATCTTTATAGCCACCAGAGACAAACCCATTTATATATgattcaataatattattattattattcaataaaaagatataaaaaaatataccgttttaaaatagataataattgtgtttaactgttattttgtaatttaattaaataataatataaattagattTAGAGAAAAGAATAAATAGGTTTTTGACTTTTTTCTCTGTGGATATTTTTGTCCTCGacaattgaaaaatatatatatgtttctGACCTTTTAAAAATGTGGACAAATCTACCCTGCTCCTCCCCTCTCCGGGGCTAAACTCAGTCTGTTAGCCCTGTCGAAAAATGTTGACGTGTCTCCTGTGGTGCTGACATGGCCGTTATGGGATGGCACGTGGACTAGACCTTCTAAAAATATGATGTATTAGTCCCCCGGCTCCAAAACGATGTCGTTTATCCCCCATCCCTCCAAACATAGTTTAATTTCTATATGCAATATCCATAAACCCATGTTTGCTCTTCTAAATTATTGAAAACTTAAGAAGATAAACGATCAAAGTCCCTCCCCCTGTTTCTCCTTCAAAAAATTACACTATGTGAAAGAGCAATCGGTGCGTGGTGAAGTTGATGCGGGAGGCCCAGAAGGAGGTTTTTGTTGAGGTTGTAATTGCTGTTTTCATCAGAAGGTAAGATCGTGATGCTTAGCATTTAAGTTTTGGTTATTGTGGTGTGAACAAAGGGTGAAGGCAGTGTGTGTGCATGTTGAGAGTGTGGGTAACAGTGGTGTAATGAAGGCGAAAAACTCTTTTGAAAACGTTGCGCGTAGGATTAGAAGGAGAGATTGTGTTCGGGGAAAGGGATTTCGTTCATATTTTTGGTAACTATTTTTGGATTGACACGTTGTTGATGATTGGTTAATTTCAGATGGTTACTGTTTTTGTCGTGTCAGTTTTTCACCATGGAGGTAACTTTGTCAGAGGAAGTGATGGAGCCCTGGTTTATCAAAATGGGAAGGAAGAGAGGTTCCCTGAGATGGATATGGACTTTGTGAACTTCAGAGACCTTGTAACGTTATTTAAGGATTTAGGATACCAGTCATACAAGGAAGTATACTGGTATGATCCCACAAGTAGCGACATTGAGTCTGGATTGAACATGTTAACTACGGATGTAGGGATAAATGCAATGCGAGAGAACATATTAAAGAACCAAAAGACTTCTGAGTTCCATATATACTTTGATCATGAAGTCGATGTCCCTAAGGTCGTTGAAGATGTTAGCAAGAATAGTGATGGGGTAATGGATGTGGATGTGGATGGGATTTTAGAGGAACTGAAGACATCATCTTCATCAGATGACGGGTACAAAAGTACGAAAGATGTGCTGTACAAACCTCCACCAGCTGGAGTGGAGACCTATAGTACTGAAAGTGATAGTAATGGAGGGGTTGCTGGTtgcaagagaaaaagaaatatcaaGGGTGAAAAAAGGTAGTGACTCCGAAGAAGCCAGTTGCAAGGAGGTAagggtaaaaaaaaaagtctaagGTTAGAAAGAAGATGGTTCAGCATGGGACAAGGGTGAATGTAAGAGGAGAAAATAGTGTAGACACTAATGCTGGTGGTCAGGGGACTGATGGGCCAAATGATCAAGGAGGTGGTGGTGATAATCCTGGTGTGTAGTCGGATAATGTAGGGGTAGGGAGATTCTATTTCAGTGAAGTGCCAACAGAATTGGAGGAAATCGTATTTCAGTATGAGACCGAGGCATTGCACACACCCATTTCATTCGATGATGAAGGTAACAGCAGAAAATTTTTCGAGGgatcaaaacaatacttattccTAAATAAAATGTCTAAGAATGATTGTGAAACTATTTTGtgtaagtaataaaaaaattcaattaaagtttattcatctaattttatataattttttttatttttatttttaaatagttagttttgtttatttttgtttatctcTTTAGGTTATATTTACATATTATAGTACaatgataaaattattagataaaatactagtataaatattattaatgttttgatagttaaaaatgatatttaattttttaattttatttttcatgaattatgacatgtattttcaacgatatTACTACAACTACtaaatgatattaaaaaaatataaatggttgaaaggaaaaagaaatgaTATATAGGCGATAAAGACAATATATAACTCATGAATGCAATTAcacaaagaaatagaaaaactaATGGATATACTCACTTAATACATACATTagtttaacaaattaaaaaaaataaaaataaaactataatTATCTACTAAATTCTAATTGTGTAAAAAATTAGCAAGAATTGAGAGAGAGaagcaaaaaagagaaaaagatctGAGATTCTGTGAAAGAGGATAAAAAAAATGTGTGAAATGAATGTTGATTTATAtagtaagaaaaaatataagagtgagtaataaatatgaaagaacaagagaatgaattagtttttaactaaatttatatatattaaaaaaattaacattaacATTGAAAACAATAGTGTAACctacataaaaataaaggataaaagaatATGAAAAGTTAAGGTTAAAAAGAATCCTATAACATTATATAAAgatttgttattataaaaaaataaaaatacaataaaaatctTATAGCATAATACATAGATAGAAGATTGTGCTCAAATTGTGTGAATTAGCCACTTAAactaggattttttatttttataaattaaataaatgtaataattatcaaaataaataatttaaaaattttttgccGAAATAAATACTCttctcttatctcgtttacagtgtaaacgagataagacggATGTATGCGACACGTGTTTATTTCTGTAAACAGatatatatctcgtttatagtatatctcgtttacactgtaaatgagatatatgtatttttttaaaaaaattagaattaataaaaaatattaataatatcaataatataaaCTTTTTTCATGCAATTAGTACATAAAAAGATTGGTATAATAGATTAAAATAGATATGTTTGATCAATTTTAGTCCATTTTAAATGATAGGGATTAACACATTTACTTGGAAATCATTAAACTGTCTACTATTAACACGTTTATCTCTTTTCTAACTACCcattgtttaaaaatttaaaatataatttaaatacacataatttatttaatgaccCTGTTAATACATGTCACTGCTCTATTGGTATataatatgaaatttttttacttaaattatatttcaaattttgatgTACTCCCatgcaacaaaaaaatttatatatactcTCGTACAACAAACGACAAAAGTAGGTGAATATGAAAGAAACAAAGTTGaccaacagaaataagattaaagtttaatttgggAATATAATAAGTATCAGGAAGATTAAGAGTTGTCTGGGATATAGAACCTTGTGTGTTGCTAGCAAGAGGGAGCCATTTGCAGTATTGATAGAAGGCCAATTTGTAGTGGTAAACAAGGACGAAAAAATATTACGCAACGGAAACATGTGATTAAAGCAACCCGAGTCAAAGTACCATTTAGAATTACCTGGAGGGATCGAAAAAAAAGCAGGGGTATTACCAGAAACGGAGAGAAGACGCTGAAGAAGAGATGCAAGATCAGATAGAGAGACAGAAGACGGGTTGAGTGGATGAGGACGTGGTGGGCGAGTAGGGCAAGCGGTAATTAAATGTCCCGAGAGCTTGCAGTAACGGCAGAACAGCTGTGAACAATGGTAGCTAATATGACCTTTCTGGTGGCATGTTCGACATTCAACAAAAGGACAGTCGGAGAAGAGGTGTCCAGAACGGTTACAGTTTTGACAGAATTTACCCTTTTTGTCGGTGGCAGCAAAAATATCTGGCTTTTCCATGATAGTAGGCACAAAGATCAAAGAGAggagaaaaaatagaaatttcgGAGCAGAAAATGAGAAATCGGAGTGCAGAATCGGAAAGAGCTCACCAAAAAACCTTAGGGAGGGTCCCACTGTCTGACACATTAGCTGCCACGTCAGATTCCACTTCAGCAGCCACGTCTGCGGGAAGGTGACACATGGCAACATCTGATTCGAGAAGAGAAACCTCGTCAGAGCTGAGTCAGCAAGGGCGGGGCGCAGGTCGCGAAGCGGTCCGGGTCGGGTCGGTACGAGCGCGAGTTGCTAGAGACACTGATTCCGCAACACGTGGCGCTCGTTGGACCGGTGGATCGTTGTTAAAGATCAAACGGTGCTGGGTGGGCGCTGATGCTGGGGGCGTGGCTTCGTGACACGTGGGTCAATCCTGGGTGTGGATGTGGAGATCGGACGGTCCTGGAAGCAtctgaaaaaaggaaaagaagcaaAATGGACGGCGACCTTCAGACGGCGCTTGGCAGCACGTTCGGCGGTTTCCGGCGACGGGGTTGGTCTCGTTGAACTCACAACGACGAAACAAAGAAGATGGTGGGGCGGTGACAAACCAAAGCATCGAGAAAGGGTCGAAAATTGAGGCCAAAGAACACTACCGGAAGAGGAAAAACAAGGAACTATGAACAAATgttcattgaaaaaaaaacatatgctcttgataccatgttagaatataattaggatcaattaggatcaattagtattatttagtatatctgaatatttattataagaaattacgtctttattattacgattctcttagtacctataaatacccttttatattgtatcattctagaAAACTTAACACACAACTTGAAtagacaacttgaatacactcaataatacacaaatcctTCCTCCAGTTTaatctcttgtttctaacatggtatcagagccatggTATACTCCTTGAAGAGGATAGGTTGTTTTCCTTGTGGTGAAATCAATGTAGTTTTGCATTTTCttctatgacattcttctttcccttttgtCATTCTCTCGTGGCAGTTTCGTCTGTATTCTTTCGTGGTAGTTTCGTCTGCGTTCTCTTGTGGCAGTTTTGTCTGCATTTTTTCATGACAGTTTCGTCTGCGGTTCCTTCAGACAAGCGGCAGTTCCGTCTACGCTTTCTTCAGATAGCGATAGTTTCGTCTGTGCTTCCTTTAGACTAGTGGTagttccgtctgcgcttccttcaaACTAGTGGCAGTTCCATCTGCATTTCCTTCATACAAATGGCAGTTCCATCTACGCTTCCTTCCGGCAGTTTCGTCTGCACCGTTTTATCAGTTTATGCagtcttttttttctctttatttcgttgttttaaataagttttaaactcaagttgtcacttgagtttgaggggggatgttggaatataattaggatcaattaggatcaattagtattatttagtatatctgaatatttattataaaagattacgtctttattattacgattctcttagtacctataaatacTCTTTTATACAAGTTTAATCACCCGTGCCATGCACGTAATaatattgaaattataattttaagttgttatgttaaattttattttaattataataatttaattaataaaaaataacttgtatgcgttatttttcttttcttaatatagtgttaattgtattaactataaaatagttatttaatctacttttttcaataaatcaggcatatatactcaatatgaccataaataatctagtaatacttaaatctatcaacaaaattttatatgttaGTTTACTGTGAAGTAAGAAAACatcaaaatcagctcaaaatgaagaacaaattaatAGAGAATTTTAATGCAGAAAATTttgtaataaacaataaataatttaaacctaCTGAATAACAATTCAATGCTATCCTTTGATACCTACAAAGTATATACATGAAACAACATCGTATCAatgtttgtatataaaattatatgattaacgtaattataaaattgtttgtcaagagaataaaattatacgaattttaatgataattttaatattctcaaactATTAATGTACAATAAGAATTCATCTATTAGTTCTtagaatttctaaatttttttaggtgatagtaataaattttaataaataaatagatttagtAAGACATTTTGTTATTACCTTTTTATTATAGGCTCTCAAAAACTTCTCTATATAACACATTCATCGTGCAGTTATCTTCCAAGTGTCCATGATCTTGCAACAGCACTCGCAGACCATCTTTACTCGTTACCCTTGATAACGTAACATACAATTGACCATGGGTGAAAACTGGCCTTGGAAGGTAAATTCTAACTTTCGATAGAGTTTGTCCCTGGGAATTATTTATTCCCATTGCAAATGACATGATAATTGGGAATTGTCTTCTTTGAAACCTGACCGGCAATGTTTCATTATTTGGAATTAGATTCAGTCTTGGGATAAGAACAATACTTCCAGCTTTGTTACTAGTTAAAGTCTTGCATTCTATCACATGATTTCCCATTCTTCTAACTTGCATCCTCGTTCCATTAGACAAACCATTAGTTTGGTCTATATTCCGCAGCAACATAACAGGAGCGCCAACCTTCATAACCAACTTGTGTGGTGGTAGACCTGAACAATTTATTCCATTTAGAATCTCCGGCGAGAAAGCATCTAACTCAAATTCTATATTTTCCTCTTCAGCACACACAGAGTCTGAACTTAAGTAGACTCTTTCTTGTCCAGGTAACCCTGTAGTCATCTTGTTGTTGACATCAGCGACACAATCCAAAGTTGGTGCAAGAATTGCTCTATCATTGAAATAATTTTCAACGGATAAATTGGATAACATATCTGGATACACGAAATCAATGAGGTCATCCAAAGCTGTCTCAGAGTTCTTAATCAAAATGTCAGATGGTATATGAACGATCGATCACCATCTGTTGTATCACCAGCCAAACCATCACCAATTTTGTGTAGCCATTCTGCAAAATTTATGAGTTCTtgtatgttgttgttttcaccTAGTGACAATCTCATATTTTTTGTAAGCTTCAAAACCTTACAGTTATGCCACAAATATGAAGAATTAATAGAAGACTGAATTATATCTTGCCTTGAGCCTCTGAGAATCACAGgtaaaatttatctaaaatcTCCTCTGAGAACAACAACTTTACCTCCAAATGGCAAATGAGCATTATACGAATATAAGCACCTTAAGATGTCTCTGAGGCATTTGTCTAAAGCTTCGTAACAATATTTACTTATCATTGGAGCTTCATCCCATGTGATTAATTTGGCCTTGGATATTAACCTTGCAAGAGGACTTTCCTGTTTAATGCTACACAAAGAATCCTCATTTATGACCAAAGAAATTTTAAACCTTGAATGTGCAGTTCTTCCATTAGACAACAAAAGTGCAGCAATCCTACTCGAAacaacatttaaaattataccTCCTTTAAACCTAATTGAGCATGATATAGTTGACCATAAGAATGTTTTTCCACAACCACCTTGACCGTATAAGAAGAAAAGTCCACCCATATTACCGCTAACAGCACCAATTATTTGATCGTATGCAAATTTTTGCTCATTAGTTAGCCTTTCTAAATACCCACTTAGTTCATTCGCAAGAGCATtaacatcaaaataattgaaacaaTTGACTATTACgacttatatatatacacacactaaTTACAAACGATATAAATTTTAATGGAAATACTCGatactaatagaaaaaaattatataaatagaaattatttaatttcaatttcaatttcatataacaaaacagtggttttcaaaaattatggaaTCTTTTTGTGACATATGTATTATGCCATACGTATAAATTATACGGGTTATTATACAAATTCATATATATGCATAACAAAAcagtttaatattatatattttttacattaattatatgtcaatatttaaaaaaaaagagataaaagaaaag harbors:
- the LOC110276955 gene encoding uncharacterized protein LOC110276955 → MGGLFFLYGQGGCGKTFLWSTISCSIRFKGGIILNVVSSRIAALLLSNGRTAHSRFKISLVINEDSLCSIKQESPLARLISKAKLITWDEAPMISKYCYEALDKCLRDILRCLYSYNAHLPFGALDDLIDFVYPDMLSNLSVENYFNDRAILAPTLDCVADVNNKMTTGLPGQERVYLSSDSVCAEEENIEFELDAFSPEILNGINCSGLPPHKLVMKVGAPVMLLRNIDQTNGLSNGTRMQVRRMGNHVIECKTLTSNKAGSIVLIPRLNLIPNNETLPVRFQRRQFPIIMSFAMGINNSQGQTLSKVRIYLPRPVFTHGQLYVTLSRVTSKDGLRVLLQDHGHLEDNCTMNVLYREVFESL